A genomic window from Malassezia vespertilionis chromosome 6, complete sequence includes:
- a CDS encoding uncharacterized protein (COG:C; EggNog:ENOG503Q4ND; TransMembrane:3 (i365-384o404-425i509-529o)): MRFTRLHAAYHVPNIEIDLIGMNDWAQRATASVALRAMQSPEDGNVLRPYHKERDDLTFIATAPMLNTSFMSNGSNSGAYAGAPDGLASYSRPTNRYISADADAALLDSTDHMSTGNFLKGIALSGALQFTSICIAMPFEVGKLLLQVQWVPRQEVWERICEGGRQGEVDDAESEAANVWDEDEGDEQGPEKYFRNIVVPDRAAEPKVPTRATDEKGYVVPRGMQDRSARPEYFMPLVVKGGVWEMIKTITRSKEGWMALWKGAITTFALDTCTNIVQPIVNGFFSLFAPTAMNPMPIAFSPQPLTTLSLQLVSHAITGVVVSPMDLVRTRIIAQTTLPIHRKYKGPIHALRTILREEGGWCTTYLYPLLLVPTILDYFFRTLLSLGSPLLLENVLHLDPTSVPVTYALAELALSTLALGVTLPIETVRRRLQLQSHEPLRPSRPGGLLPVQNTNTARRGLRTCVETRPVPYSGVTEALYRIVVEETSIPQGKDEAGFFHFNFGGLRNLYRGFGMGFTANMLVFVLTLVTGEREPATGWTEM; the protein is encoded by the coding sequence atgcgcttcaCACGACTGCATGCGGCGTACCATGTCCCCAACATTGAAATAGACCTAATAGGCATGAATGACtgggcacagcgcgcgacggccagtgtcgcattgcgcgccatgcaaaGCCCGGAAGATGGAAATGTGCTGCGGCCGTACCACAAGGAGCGCGATGATCTGACATTCATCGCGACTGCGCCGATGCTGAACACGTCTTTCATGTCGAATGGCAGCAATAGCGGCGCTTATGCGGGCGCACCCGACGGTCTGGCATCCTATTCACGCCCGACGAACCGCTACATTTCCGCCGAcgcggatgcggcgcttcttgACAGCACGGACCACATGAGCACGGGAAATTTTCTGAAAGGCATTGCGCTTAGCGGTGCGCTACAGTTCACGAGCATATGCATTGCGATGCCGTTCGAAgtcggcaagctgctgctccaAGTCCAGTGGGTGCCGCGCCAGGAAGTATGGGAGCGTATATGCGAAGGCGGAAGACAAGGCGAAgtggacgatgcagagtCGGAGGCTGCGAATGTATGGGATGAGGACGAAGGAGACGAGCAAGGTCCCGAAAAGTACTTTCGCAATATCGTTGTGCCGGACCGTGCAGCAGAGCCAAAAGTGCCtacgcgcgcgacggaCGAGAAAGGCTACGTAGTCCCACGCGGTATGCAGgaccgcagcgcacgtccCGAGTACTTTATGCCCCTCGTCGTCAAAGGAGGCGTGTGGGAAATGATCAAGACGATTACACGCAGCAAAGAGGGCTGGATGGCGCTCTGGAAAGGCGCCATCACCACGTTTGCCCTCGATACATGCACCAATATCGTCCAGCCGATTGTGAACGGCTTCTTTTCGCTGTTTGCCCCGACTGCAATGAATCCGATGCCGATCGCCTTTTCCCCACAGCCGCTCACGACGCTGTCGCTACAGCTCGTATCCCATGCGATTACGGGCGTGGTTGTGTCGCCGATGGACcttgtgcgcacgcgcattaTTGCGCAGACGACGCTGCCGATTCACCGCAAGTACAAGGGCCCGATtcacgcgctgcgcacgatcctgcgcgaggaaggCGGGTGGTGCACGACCTACCTCTATCCACTCCTCCTCGTTCCCACGATTTTGGACTACTTTTTTCGCACGCTTCTCTCGCTCGGCTCGCCACTGCTTCTGGAGAATGTGCTGCATCTCGATCCTACCAGTGTCCCGGTTACCTACGCCCTTGCGGAGCTCGCCCTGTCCACTCTTGCACTCGGTGTTACTCTGCCGATCGAGACGGTgcgtcggcgcttgcagctgcagtCCCACGAGCCCTTGCGGCCGAGCAGGCCGGGCGGTCTGTTGCCTGTGCAGAATACCAAtactgcgcgccgtggacTGCGCACCTGTGTAGAGACACGGCCTGTCCCGTACTCGGGCGTGACGGAAGCGCTGTACCGTATCGTGGTGGAAGAAACAAGTATTCCGCAAGGCAAGGACGAGGCTGGATTCTTTCACTTCAATTTTGGCGGTCTACGCAACTTGTACCGCGGCTTCGGCATGGGCTTCACGGCGAATATGCTCGTGTTTGTCCTAACCCTGGTCACGGGTGAGCGCGAGCCGGCGACGGGATGGACAGAGATGTAG
- the NCL1 gene encoding multisite-specific tRNA:(cytosine-C(5))-methyltransferase (BUSCO:EOG09264FXB; COG:F; COG:J; EggNog:ENOG503NX4H), with protein sequence MVESYYLGQQIVPADEWDAFMESLRAPLPTTFRITSGKPTSRQLLDAMHDIYVPFLSNVEFEGERVVPPRQLDWYPEGLGWHLDVRKNVLRKSPEFRSFQQFLVHETEVGSISRQEAVSMLPPLFLDVRPEHLVLDMCAAPGSKTAQLIEAIHSPLTSSPDAFDPMPLGVVVANDSDTKRAHMLVHQAQRLPSPNLCVTNVDASNLPNVHVAWLGEKPADKVVQRELKYDRILADVPCSGDGTLRKNLAIWKDWTPGNGVGLHALQVRILVRGLALLRSGGRLVYSTCSLNPIENEAVVGAALRHFKGEVELVDCAETAPLLKRRPGMTSWKVAPGKGAHLYPSTDRQEDAEDAKPVLPAMPWVTSWEALKELDADLAARLPSSLWPHGDEEEHHLERCMRVYPHMQNTGGFFVACLQKKETTPEDSVSMAPGMVRAMDSGKAAAAQGAKRAADETEEELEAKRTRLDETNEAEPHDKHHADRQQAQSKRSQPQGVVLGAFGMPYREDPFIYVDAANPEVQSCVPWFGLHNFPVANLLVRNPEGVPLRSMYLTSSTVRAIVAGGGTGQGVHPCMNPLRLRLLNCGVKVFGRQESVSQVKNAVKHDDADGEAHKRRENVSNALACRWRVVSDSLFSMRPFLGEQVIIPATLADLAFFITRYYPLLDSVPGEVGRRMRDAPMGSYVLDIEPSEHEGHTLTVRLSYPIWRSIASVNLMLDKQEKSALSFRLFGKDMSDPEGQRQFSSNLQGRKKTESVEEGAK encoded by the exons ATGGT TGAATCCTATTACCTGGGCCAGCAGATCGTGCCTGCAGACGAGTGGGACGCATTCATGGagtctttgcgcgcaccATTGCCCACGACGTTTCGCATCACGTCGGGCAAGCCAACTTCGCGCCAGCTGCTGGACGCGATGCACGATATCTACGTGCCGTTCTTGAGTAACGTTGAGTTTGAaggcgagcgcgtcgttCCGCCTCGGCAGCTGGATTGGTACCCCGAAGGCCTTGGCTGGCACTTGGATGTGCGCAAGAATGTTTTGCGCAAGTCTCCCGAGTTCAGAAGTTTCCAACAGTTCCTCGTGCACGAAACAGAAGTTGGCTCCATTTCGCGCCAAGAAGCCGTCAGTATGCTACCTCCCTTGTTTCTCGATGTGCGTCCCGAGCACCTTGTTTTGGATatgtgcgcagcacccGGATCCAAGACTGCCCAGCTGATCGAGGCAATTCACTCGCCGCTGACGTCCTCTCCTGACGCATTCGACCCCATGCCCCTTGGCGTAGTCGTTGCCAACGACTCGGACACAAAACGCGCACATATGCTCGTGCACCAGGCACAGCGTTTGCCGTCGCCGAACTTGTGTGTGACCAATGTCGATGCGAGCAATTTGCCCAACGTACACGTCGCATGGCTTGGCGAGAAGCCCGCGGACAAGGTCGTCCAACGCGAACTCAAGTACGATAGGATTCTTGCAGATGTACCTTGCTCTGGTGACGGTACTCTGCGCAAGAACCTGGCGATTTGGAAAGACTGGACGCCAGGGAACGGTGTCGGCCTGCACGCTTTGCAAGTGCGCATCCTGGTCCGCGGTTTGGCGCTCTTGCGCTCTGGCGGCCGGCTCGTCTACTCGACCTGCTCGCTGAATCCCATTGAGAACGAGGCGGTGGTGggcgctgctttgcgccaCTTCAAGGGCGAggtcgagctggtcgatTGTGCCGAGACCGCGCCTCTCTTGAAGCGGCGTCCCGGCATGACATCCTGGAAGGTTGCGCCcggcaaaggcgcgcaTCTGTACCCAAGCACAGACAGGCAAGAGGATGCGGAGGATGCGAAGCCCGTGCTTCCTGCAATGCCCTGGGTTACGTCCTGGGAGGCGCTCAAGGAACTCGATGCGGaccttgcagcgcgtcttccCTCGTCCCTCTGGCCACATGGCGATGAGGAGGAGCACCACTtggagcgctgcatgcgcgtTTACCCGCACATGCAAAACACAGGTGGATTCTTTGTGGCGTGCCTGCAGAAGAAAGAGACTACGCCGGAGGATTCGGTGAGCATGGCGCCTGGTATGGTGCGTGCGATGGATAGTGGCAAGGCAGCcgccgcacaaggcgcGAAACGTGCGGCAGATGAGACCGAAGAGGAGCTTGAAGCAAAGCGCACACGCCTCGACGAGACGAACGAGGCTGAACCGCACGACAAACACCATGCAGATCGACAGCAGGCGCAAAGCAAGCGCAGCCAGCCACAAGGtgttgtgcttggcgcattCGGCATGCCGTACCGCGAGGATCCGTTCATTTACGTGGACGCCGCGAACCCTGAAGTTCAATCTTGTGTTCCGTGGTTTGGTCTACACAACTTCCCGGTAGCCAACTTGTTGGTCCGTAACCCAGAAGGCGTTccgttgcgcagcatgtaCCTCACTTCTAGCActgtgcgtgcgattgTCGCAGGGGGAGGGACTGGCCAAGGTGTGCATCCATGCATGAACCCGCTCCGTCTGCGGCTTTTGAACTGCGGTGTCAAGGTGTTTGGCCGGCAGGAATCGGTGAGCCAGGTGAAAAATGCAGTGAAACACGACGATGCTGATGGTGAGGCGCATAAGCGCCGCGAGAATGTATCGAATGCACTTGCGTGCCGCTGGCGCGTCGTGTCCGACTCGCTTTTCTCCATGCGCCCGTTCCTGGGCGAGCAGGTGATTATTCCTGCGACGCTTGCCGATCTTGCCTTTTTTATCACGCGTTACTACCCTCTCCTGGACTCTGTGCCTGGAGAGGTCGGTAGGAGGATGCGTGACGCGCCTATGGGAAGCTACGTGCTCGATATCGAGCCGAGCGAACATGAAGGACATACACTGACTGTGCGCCTTTCGTACCCCATATGGCGGTCGATCGCCTCTGTCAATTTGATGCTCGACAAGCAGGAAAAAAGCGCATTGTCCTTCCGTCTGTTTGGCAAAGATATGTCGGACCCCGAAGGGCAGCGCCAATTCTCCTCCAATCTCCAGGGCAGGAAGAAGACGGAGTCTGTCGAGGAGGGCGCAAAGTAG
- the MDJ1 gene encoding mdj1 protein precursor (COG:O; EggNog:ENOG503NUEY; BUSCO:EOG09263E49) — protein MFAARAPQVASSRRQGRMQLSAPHARAFSTSNLAQDGAKDPYGTLGVSRDASTKDIKHAYYQLAKKYHPDTSKEPSAKERFVSIQNAYDILSDEKKRATFDQFGSADGPAPGSGGYNPFAGGSSPFSGFSGFQGGNAESIFESLFGGAFGGAFGGAGFSGAGFGGRAAQPGFTPDARGDDIDATVNLTFEEAAKGTSKNVVINPIEICGTCHGDGLKQNAKRTTCQVCHGTGTRTFVIQGGFQMASTCPACHGQGTVVAPGDECASCHGSGRVRKKRTVNVRIPAGVDDGYRIRQDGAGDSPLMGEGSPGALYVRIHVAPSRIWRRQGNNLFYPAHIPFYTAVLGGKVRVPTLDGEVDVRVPAGTQVGEEMVLRGRGIPRLDLRRGSDTNGDLMVQFDVTIPRSLSKRQKELLQAFANEYEGKTVQEQEKKADAEPAPEPEPKKRDVKKAKYDTDREKRSTATSDKEDPEREGPEKGKENDGASS, from the exons ATGTTTGCCGCTCGTGCGCCACAGGTCGCTTcttcgcgccgccaagGGCGCATGCAGCTTAGCGCACCtcatgcgcgtgcatttAGTACGAGCAAcctcgcgcaagacggCGCCAAGGATCCGTACGGGACCCTCGGTGTAAGCCGCGATGCATCCACAAAAGATATTAAGCACGCATACTACCAG CTCGCAAAAAAGTATCACCCGGATACCAGTAAAGAGCCCAGTGCAAAAGAGCGTTTTGTCAGTATTCAGAATGCGTATGATATCCTCAGCGACGAAAAGAAACGGGCCACGTTTGACCAGTTTGGCTCTGCAGACGGCCCTGCACCTGGATCCGGCGGCTACAACCCGTTTGCCGGCGGATCCTCGCCTTTCTCTGGGTTCTCCGGCTTCCAAGGAGGAAATGCCGAATCCATTTTTGAGTCgctctttggcggcgcattcgGGGGTGCATTTGGAGGCGCAGGTTTCAGCGGTGCGGGCTTTGGCGGacgtgccgcgcagcctGGCTTTACGCcggatgcgcgcggcgacgatATCGATGCTACTGTCAACCTTACGTTTGAAGAGGCTGCCAAAGGCACGTCGAAGAATGTCGTGATCAATCCTATTGAAATATGCGGCACATGCCATGGTGATGGTCTCAAGCAGAatgcaaagcgcaccaCTTGTCAAGTGTGTCATGGTACGGGTACGCGGACCTTTGTGATCCAGGGCGGGTTCCAAATGGCGAGTACTTGTCCCGCTTGCCATGGTCAAGGCACCGTGGTTGCTCCCGGTGACGAATGCGCTTCTTGCCATGGCTCCGGCCGTGTACGGAAGAAGCGCACCGTCAATGTCCGCATTCCCGCAGGCGTCGATGATGGCTATCGCATCCGGCAGGACGGTGCGGGCGATTCTCCGCTCATGGGCGAAGGGTCTCCCGGTGCCTTGTATGTGCGCATTCACGTTGCACCGAGCCGCATCTGGCGCCGTCAAGGTAACAACCTGTTTTATCCTGCACACATTCCTTTCTACACCGCTGTTTTGGGCGGCAAAGTCCGCGTTCCTACGTTGGACGGAGAGGTCGATGTGCGCGTGCCTGCTGGAACGCAGGTTGGCGAGGAAATGGTCCTTCGTGGGCGCGGTATTCCGCGCCTTGATTTGCGCAGAGGCTCAGACACAAATGGCGATTTGATGGTGCAGTTCGACGTCACGATACCAAG GTCTCTCTCGAAGCGCCAAAAAGAGCTTTTGCAGGCATTTGCTAATGAGTACGAGGGCAAGACGgtgcaggagcaggagAAGAAGGCAGACGCCGAGCCCGCGCCTGAGCCCGAGCCGAAGAAACGTGACGTAAAGAAGGCTAAATACGATACCGATCGCGAAAAGCGATCCACTGCGACGTCGGACAAGGAGGACCCGGAACGGGAAGGACCCGAGAAGGGGAAGGAAAATGATGGTGCGTCATCATAA
- a CDS encoding uncharacterized protein (EggNog:ENOG503P1R8; BUSCO:EOG09265A08; COG:T), whose product MSDQDEKVNVLFCCLGNICRSPMAEAVFSEHVKRNGAADKFGVIDSCGTADYHVGEEPHETTVAVCKEHDIPVKHLARAIRRGDFSTFDYIFGMEYVSDLPLMYSSNNVKNLRRMQPPGTKAKVLLFSEFDDKATVCDPYYVRATRHDAFPDTTNMWQIGNHAFYTVFEQCVRYTNAFLAAHKMAALPAQL is encoded by the exons ATGAGCGACCAAGACGAGAAGGTGAACGTTCTCTTTTGCTGCCTCGGCAATATCTGCCGCAGCCCCATGGCAGAAGCTGTATTTTCCGAGCACGTGAAGCGCAATGGTGCCGCCGACAAGTTTGGCGTGATCGACAGTTGCGGCACTGCAGACTACCACGTAGGCGAGGAGCCGCATGAGAC GACCGTCGCTGTATGCAAAGAGCACGACATCCCTGTCAAGCATCTGGCACGCGCCATACGTCGAGGGGACTTTTCCACGTTTGACTACATCTTTGGCATGGAGTATGTATCGGATCTGCCGCTTATGTATAGCTCCAACAATGTCAAGAACCTGCGCAGGATGCAGCCGCCGGGCACAAAAGCAAA GGTGCTGCTGTTTTCCGAATT CGACGACAAGGCCACTGTATGCGATCCATACTATGTACGTGCGACGCGACACGACGCGTTTCCCGACACTACTAACATGTGGCAGATTGGCAACCATGCTTTCTACACGGTATTCGAACAGTGTGTACG CTACACGAACGCATTCCTTGCTGCCCACAAGATGGCTGCCCTCCCCGCCCAGCTGTAA